Part of the Spinacia oleracea cultivar Varoflay chromosome 5, BTI_SOV_V1, whole genome shotgun sequence genome, AGAATAAAGACAGAGTCCCATTTGGCTAAGCCCATTCTCTTTAAAAGCCGGTCCAAATATGGAAGGTTCATCATTGCAGGCCGAAGGCCatgtgtcctaaatccccaaggggcacgtgtcccatagctagggttgagggtgcagtccccaaggaaccctagcactataaatagctcagatcccaaggtaaaagggcattcaattcttgcCAAACAACAACTaacttatctttgctctgccttctctctacaaattacttagtcacaggactggtcctgacagtctatcttgaatatatcgtcaaattgaaggtactcatcatttaataaaccacaaaataaatggaaaaatgaattctattcatttattgggAATGATTAAACAATAATGTTTAATATTCTAGTAGGAACACTGataagagggggggggggtgaattgttttctTTAACTTAGGTTGTTCCTTTGCGGAATTTAGAATTTAAAGGAACAACTCTCAAATTAATACAAAGAATGTGAAAactgaggaaacttcttgatccttatcaagaagcgaaaacctcaaactcttttatatattgtaatcgctcgaataaaacacactcaataactcgtgttccacttgaacacgagttccccactgcaatcccctttgattacaGTGCTTGTTCCTTTCACACTCTCTTactgacttgactctaagtcactttaaggatcactcaacccttgtaCCCCAAATTACAACTCGATGTATTTGAAACTTCTAGTAATCAATAAAGCTTATGAATAATAAAGAAACTCTAGGAACACGCTCTTTTGTAAACTGACTTTTGATAAAAACTCTTAAGCTCTTTTAGAAATATTGTGCGTTGTCAGTTGTgatttgagaaatgaaaaaccttttccttttatagacGAACTTTGCTTGGTCAGTTTCCCATGTTCCCCTCAACtaccactaacagttactgggaGCAGTAACGTGCTTGTTGATTGAGAAAAACAGGGAGACTTCTTCAAACCACTTTTAACACGttcaattttagagaaaatagTGGGAGCAGTTTTAGGAACAAGTAAAATCTTTTATCGGAAAACAAGGAGTCTTGAATCAGAATCCAATGTTGATTtcattaaaatcgttttatttattttcctaaagATTTTTGctttataaaactttattttatttacgacATACTATTTTCttaaaacatattaaaacaTACGTGTTCCTTTAGTTTCATATTCTGCATAAACGATATTGAAATACTTACACaaaatctaaacataaactcatatgttttttttttggcaaataataatgAGCTTTATTTACCAAGTAATCAGAGTGTTAACAAACTCTGAAAACACCAACTGTCCAACAGACACAACCAAGCACCTAGCTAACCAACACAAGCTAGCAAATGAGCACAGAGGCTACTACTGACATCTacactcaacattaaacataatgTTGCTAACAACAGTCTTAACTGGATCAACATGATCCCTAAAGACCTTAGCATTTCTTTGCAACCAAATACAATAAACAGACTCAATGAAAGCTATACTATACTTGCAAGCTTGCTTCTGTGTGCTTCTGCTTTTCTTCTCTGCAATCTGAACTTCCTCATGCCAAGGCAACACAGTTCTATTCACACCTAAAGAAAGCAGAACCTGCTTCCAAATCTCCTGAGAATAGGAGCAAGAGAAGAAAAGGTGCTCCAAGTTTTCATTTTCCACCTGACACAGACCAcaaataaactcatatgttgtagcttcTATGTTGGCACCTTTTGAAACATCACTTGAATGCTTcatgcattgttccttctccggaACTTTGATGATCTTCATACTATATGAGGAACACCCTTAATAACTTGCTTAGGATCAGCCGTTGAGGATCAGCCTTCTtttaggaacagccgtctttgggaacagccgtcttgggaacagctgtcttgggaacaaccatcttgggaacagccatcttgggaacaaccgtcttgggaacaaccgtcttgggaacagccgtcttgggaacaaccgtcttgggaacaaccgtcttgggaacagctgtcttgggaacagccatcttgggaacagctgtcttgggaacagccgtcttgggaacagccttCATTAGCAGACTTGATCGATTCGTTAGGAATTCCCTGCATTGCTTAGTGTTTGTTCCACATGCTTAGTTTGTCCTACTCAGGCACTCCCTAACTTAGCGTTACAAAAACACACTTAACCAACGATTAGGAAGTttgcgttgtcatcatcaaaactcagaatcaacaatattccccctttttggtgatgacaacataagcaaacttttaccaaaaaaaatcaaacttattTGCATTCCTAAACAAGTtttcaaaacaaaagaaatagaaatgaaAAATTACGGAAAAATAAAAGTGAAAcaaattgaaaacttaaaataaaaataaaaacttataGCAGCGAGAAGTGAGGCAATGAGGGACATGGAGACAGGTAAGATCAAGTTAAAAAGGTTTGCATTCttttccccctgttggcattaacaaaaagaaaaaatacaaggcaaaaatataatattcatagcgccccacgatcaacg contains:
- the LOC130461617 gene encoding uncharacterized protein, whose translation is MKIIKVPEKEQCMKHSSDVSKGANIEATTYEFICGLCQVENENLEHLFFSCSYSQEIWKQVLLSLGVNRTVLPWHEEVQIAEKKSRSTQKQACKYSIAFIESVYCIWLQRNAKVFRDHVDPVKTVVSNIMFNVECRCKGFLWKNVFVDFDSSEFSS